Proteins from a genomic interval of Acanthopagrus latus isolate v.2019 chromosome 7, fAcaLat1.1, whole genome shotgun sequence:
- the LOC119023104 gene encoding transcription factor HES-2-like, with protein sequence MSPSITTEASQPLTARSTVAQRKQANELRKTLKPLLEKRRRARINDSLSHLKSLILPLVGKDNARYSKLEKADILEMTVRFLRDLPSSPVKDSADSYKEGYKACLQRVSALLPKTSLDQDACQRVNDFVQQSMSATVTPTCLNCCAQSSRTLPQIQQRLLSLKSSFSCRLESQSRSSSSAVAPIRAQPGPQPVSAAMWRPW encoded by the exons ATGAGTCCCAGCATCACTACCGAGGCCAGCCAGCCTCTCACTGCCAGGTCCACCGTGGCCCAGAGAAAACAGGCCAACGAACTGAGAAAG ACTCTCAAACCCTTGCTAGAGAAGAGAAGACGTGCTCGTATCAACGACAGTCTCAGTCACTTGAAAAGCCTGATTCTTCCTCTGGTTGGCAAAGACAACGCACGCTACTCCAAGCTGGAGAAAGCTGACATTCTGGAAATGACCGTCCGCTTCCTCAGAGATCTCCCGTCCTCTCCTGTCAAAG ACTCCGCAGACAGTTACAAGGAAGGCTACAAAGCCTGCCTCCAGCGCGTCTCCGCTCTGCTTCCCAAAACGAGCCTGGATCAGGACGCGTGCCAGCGGGTCAACGACTTCGTCCAGCAGTCCATGTCCGCCACCGTCACCCCGACCTGCCTGAACTGCTGCGCTCAGAGCTCCAGGACTCTCCCTCAGATCCAACAGAGACTCCTGAGCCTCAAATCcagcttcagctgcagactggagagccagtcccgcagcagcagcagcgcagtGGCTCCCATCAGAGCGCAGCCAGGCCCGCAGCCTGTCAGCGCGGCCATGTGGAGACCCTGGTAG